TGGTGATCAGGCCAACTTTCGCGCCTTTGCCTTCCAGCACCGCGTTGGTGGCGACGGTTGTACCGTGTAGAAAATATTCAATCTCGCTGGCTTGCACATCGGCATCGGCGCAAATCGCGTTCACACCGTTCAAAATACCTTCAGAACTATCATGGGGCGTAGACGGCGTTTTGGTGCGCCAGAATTGTCCGGATTGATCGTTGAACAGCAATAGATCGGTAAAGGTTCCCCCGACATCAACGCCTAGTCGATACCCCATATTATTCTCTCTCTTATTATTTCTGCATTCAGGCTTCGGCCCTTGCGACAAGCGATGGCAAAGGCCGTTTCATTATTGTTTCAAACCATTGGTTGGTGGCGATGGCCTTTCGTAGGTCAACACCGTGACGGATGGACGAACGGTCAAGAAGGTTGATCAAATCCTCGGTTGCAATATTGCCCGTTGCATTAGGCGCGAAAGGACACCCCCCTAGACCGCCAAGGCTTGCGTCCAGTGTCGACACCCCAGAGCGCACTGCCGCCCAGGCATTCGCAATACCGGTATTGCGCGTGTCATGAAAATGGGCGCGCATCGTGATGTGGTCAGGCAGTATTTCGCGAAGACGTCCGAAAAGATCCTCAACCTGTCCCGGAACCCCGACACCGATCGTATCGGCGAGCGCTATTTCGAGCGGTTCTTCTTCGGCCATCTCGCTTGCGATGTTCAAAACAGTCTCAGGTGGGACGTGGCCTTCAAAGGGGCAACCAAAGGCAGCAGAGATAGTGACCTGTGCTTTCAGGCCTTCCGTTTTGGCAAAGCGGATCATCTCACGATTCTCTCTGATGCCTTGCTCGATGGTTTGGCCTTGATTCTTTTCGCCGAACGTATCGCTGGCAACGATCACGCAGCCCGCTTCGTCGATACCCCGTTTGCCGCCCTCTTTTGTTGCAAGTCCGCGTAGAACACCGCGTTTGTTGAGGCACAGCCCGATATACGACATGTCTTCGCGGTCGGGAAGATCAGCAATAACGGCCTCAGCGTCAGCCATTTGCGGGACGCGCTTGGGATGGACAAAGCTCGCCACCTCCATTCGCCGAATACCGGCATCGATCATGCGGTTTATCAGGCCAAGCTTGTCACCGGTCGATATGATTTCCTGCTCGTTTTGTAACCCGTCGCGCGGGCCGACTTCAACGATATTGACTGATATGGGGTTTTCATGCGCCATAGAAATTGTATACAATCTATATTTTCCTTTGTATAGCAAAAGGATCATGCAGGAGGTTTTTTAATGGCGCAAGGGGCACTGACCGGATTGCGATTGATTGAAATGGGTCAGCTGATCGCCGGCCCTTTTTGTGGCCAGCTAATGGGTGATCATGGTGCAGAAGTAATCAAAATAGAGCCACCAAAAGTGGGCGACGCTATGCGTAGCTGGGGGCAGGGCATACCTCTCTGGTTCTCGGTTGTAGGCCGCAACAAGAAGTCGATCACGCTCAATCTGCGAGAGAAAGAAGGCCAAGACATCGTCAAAAAATTAGTCGAGAAAAGCGACTTTCTGCTGGAAAATTTTCGCCCCGGCACGATGGAAAAATGGGGACTTGGCTATGATCAGTTGAGTGCGATTAACGAAGCGCTGATCATGATTCGCGTTTCTGGCTATGGTCAGACTGGACCGTACGCGTCGCGCGCTGGCTATGGTTCTATTGGTGAGGCAATGGGCGGCATGCGCTATATTGCAGGCGAGCCAGATCGCCCGCCGAGCCGTGCAGGCCTGTCGATCGGCGATTCGCTGGCGGCCACCTATGCCTGTCTCGGTGCGATGATGGCGCTGCACCATCGACATGCGACCGGCAAAGGGCAGGTTGTTGATTCGGCAATCTACGAAGCGGTGCTGGCCAATATGGAATCGACGATCGCGGAATATACAGTGGCGGGGCATATCCGAGAGCGAACGGGTTCTATTCTTCCGAAAATCGCACCGTCAAATGTGTATGAGACCAAGGACGGCAGCGTCTTGATTGGCGGTAATCAGGACAGCGTTTGGAAGCGGATGGCGGCGATGATGGGGCAAGCAGAGCTCGGCGATGATCCACGCTATGCCACTCATGTCGCGCGTGGAGAACATCAGACGGAGCTTGATGTCCTGGTCAACAATTGGACCAAGACACTCACCAGTCAGGAAGTACTTGATTTATGTGAGGAAAATGGAGTTCCAGCGGGCAATATTTATCGGGCACCGGAAATGCTAGCCGACCCACATTTTGAGGCGCGCGATGCATTGATCAAGAT
This DNA window, taken from Parasphingorhabdus litoris DSM 22379, encodes the following:
- a CDS encoding CaiB/BaiF CoA transferase family protein, which produces MAQGALTGLRLIEMGQLIAGPFCGQLMGDHGAEVIKIEPPKVGDAMRSWGQGIPLWFSVVGRNKKSITLNLREKEGQDIVKKLVEKSDFLLENFRPGTMEKWGLGYDQLSAINEALIMIRVSGYGQTGPYASRAGYGSIGEAMGGMRYIAGEPDRPPSRAGLSIGDSLAATYACLGAMMALHHRHATGKGQVVDSAIYEAVLANMESTIAEYTVAGHIRERTGSILPKIAPSNVYETKDGSVLIGGNQDSVWKRMAAMMGQAELGDDPRYATHVARGEHQTELDVLVNNWTKTLTSQEVLDLCEENGVPAGNIYRAPEMLADPHFEARDALIKMDHPQHANFVMQNVAPKLSDTPGKVETIGPELGAHNEAIYGELLGMDSAQMADLQERGII
- a CDS encoding hydroxymethylglutaryl-CoA lyase — encoded protein: MAHENPISVNIVEVGPRDGLQNEQEIISTGDKLGLINRMIDAGIRRMEVASFVHPKRVPQMADAEAVIADLPDREDMSYIGLCLNKRGVLRGLATKEGGKRGIDEAGCVIVASDTFGEKNQGQTIEQGIRENREMIRFAKTEGLKAQVTISAAFGCPFEGHVPPETVLNIASEMAEEEPLEIALADTIGVGVPGQVEDLFGRLREILPDHITMRAHFHDTRNTGIANAWAAVRSGVSTLDASLGGLGGCPFAPNATGNIATEDLINLLDRSSIRHGVDLRKAIATNQWFETIMKRPLPSLVARAEA